The sequence below is a genomic window from Streptomyces sp. NBC_00582.
CGGTGGCCACCACGGCCCGCACCCATGGCTACGACGTGCTGCTGCTCACCGGTGAGGAGGGCCCCGACGCGGTGCGCCGGGTCACCGGCAGCGGCCTCGCCGACGCCATGATCCTGATGGACGTGCAGCTCGACGACGAACGGCTGCCCCTGCTGCGGCAGACGGACCAGCCCTCGGTGCTGATCGGGCTGCCCGCCGACACCACCGGCCTGACCTGCGTCGATCTCGACTTCACGGCGACCGGCGCCCTGTGTGTGGAGCATCTGGCGGCGCTCGGCCACCGCGACATCGCTGTCATCGGCGAGGCCCCCGCGGTGTACGAGCGGCACACCGGCTTCGCCGAGCGCACCCTCGACGGACTGCGCTCCCGGGCCCGGGAGCTGGGCCTGCGGCTGCTGCACCGCCCCTGCGAGGGCGGGTACGACGCGATGGCCGTGACCCTGGCCCGCGTCCTCGACGAACGCCCGGGCACGACCGGGTTCGTCGTGCAGAACGAGTCCGCGGTCGAACCCCTGCTCGCGCTGCTGCGCCAGCAGGGCCGGGCCGTCCCCGAGGACGTCTCCGTGGTCGCGATCTGTCCCGAGCAGGTCGCCGTCCAGGCCTCGGTGCGGCTGACCTCCGTCGCCATCCCCGCCCAGGAGATGGGCCGGCACGCCGTGGAGCGTCTCGTGGCCAAGCTCGACGGCCGGCGGACGGACGACGTCGTGCTGCTCGCACCGGAGTTGACGGTCCGGGCGAGCACCGGCCCGGCCGCCTCCTGAGCCACCCCCGCTCACCTTCTTCTCGCTGTTGTGCCACGCCGGGGCACCCCCATGTCCGCACTCCTCCAGGAGCACAGGAGCACGCTTCGTGAATCAGCCTGCCGAAAACCAGACCAGTCAGGGCACGGTCAGCCTCGCGCAGTCGTCCCCCACCGTCGGCACGTTCCGCGAGCGGGACGGCGCGCTGGAGTGGAGCGGCCGTCAGGAGACCCTCCGGATCGAGCCGTGGGGGCCGGACGCGGTCCGGGTCCGCGCCCGGCTCGGCGGTCCCGTGCTCGACGGGCTGCCGGGCGCCCTGCTGGACACGGCGCCGCCGACGCCGTACACGATCAAGACCGAGGACCGGCGCGGGTTGCTGACCGTCGGGGCGCTGACCGTCGAGGTCGACGCCGAGGGCCTGGTCCGCTTCGTACGGACGGACGACGGCGCCGAGGTCCTGGCCGAGGAGCGCGCCCACTTCTGGTGGCCTGGCCCGCGGCTCTACACGGCCGTCGGCAACGGGTACCACCGGCTGGAGCAGCGGTTCGCCGCCTACGAGGACGAGAAGCTGTACGGGCTCGGCCAGCACCAGCACGGGCGGTTCGACCAGAAGGGGCTGGTCCTGGACCTGGTCCAGCGCAACGCCGAGGTCGGCATCCCGGTGCTGACCTCCAGCCGCGGCTACACCCTGCTCTGGAACAACCCGGCGATCGGCCGGGTGGAGCTGGCAGGGAACGGCACGCGCTGGGTGGCCGACTCCGCCCGGCAGATCGACTACTGGATCACGGCGGGCTCCCCGGCCGACGGGCAGCGCCGCTACAGCGCGGTGACGGGCCGCACCCCGATGCTGCCGGAGTGGGCGGCGGGCTTCTGGCAGTGCAAGCTGCGCTACCGCACCCAGGACGAACTCCTCGCCGTGGCCCGGGAGTACGGGCGCCGGGGTCTGCCGATCTCGGCGATCGTCTGCGACTTCTTCCACTGGACGCACCTCGGCGACTGGAAGTTCGACCCGAGGGAGTGGCCCGACCCGGCCGCGCTGGTCCGCGAGTTGGAGGAGCTGGGCATCAAGCTGGTGGTGAGCGTGTGGCCGTCGGTGTCCCCGCTGAGCGAGAACCACGCGGTGATGGAGCAGCGCGGCCACTTCATCGGCACCCAGTACGGGCCGCTGGCGCACGCCGACTGGCCGGACAAGGAGGTCGCCTCCACCGTGCAGGTGGCCTTCTACGACGCGACGAACCCCGGGGCGCGGGAGTTCGTGTGGTCGCGCGTCCGGGACAACTACCTCGCCCCGTACGGGATCACGGCCTTCTGGCTGGACGCCTGCGAGCCGGAGCTGAAGCCGGGCTTCCAGGAGAACCTGCGCTACTGGGCGGGTCCTGGCCTGGAGGTCGGCAACCTCTATCCGGCGGAGAACGCCCGCACCTTCTACGAGGGCCTGCGCGCCGAGGGCGAGGAGGTCGTCACCCTCAACCGCTCGGCGTGGGCGGGCAGTCAGCGCTACGGCGCCGCCCTGTGGTCGGGTGACATCGGCACCGACTTCCCGACCCTGCGCCGCCAGATCGCGGCCGGCCTCAACACCGCGCTGTCGGGGATCCCGTGGTGGAACACGGACATCGGCGGCTTCCACGGCGGCGACCCGGACGACCCGGCGTACCGCGAGGTGATGGTCCGCTGGTTCCAGTTCGGCGCGCTGTCCCCGCTGATGCGGCTGCACGGCTTCCGCGACCCGGGCATGCCGCTCGGCCCCGACATGACCGGCGGCCCGAACGAGGTGTGGTCCTACGGCGAGGAGGCGGGCGCGGTCCTGGAGAAGTACCTGCGGCTGCGCGAGCGCCTGAAGCCGTACGTCCTCGACGTCATGCGTCAGGCCCACGAGGAGGGGCTGCCGCCGATGCGTCCGCTGTTCCTGGAGTTCCCCGACGACCCGGCGTCCTGGTCGGTCGACGACGCCTATCTCTTCGGCCGGGACCTGCTCGTCGTCCCGGTGCTGGAGGCGGGGGCGCGGGACCGCGGGGCGTACCTGCCGGCGGGGGCGCGCTGGACGGACGCGTGGACGGGTGAGACGTACCAGGGCGGCAGGTCCGTGACGGTGGACGCGCCGCTGGACCGGATCCCGCTGTTCCTGCGGGACGGGGCCCGGCTGCCGGTGGCCGAATCCCTCCCGTAACCTCCGAACACCCTTGTGGCAAAGGGGAGTTGGTGGGGTAGTGGGCTGGCGTTCAGCTGCCCCACCCGCCCCACGGAAGGGTGTTCCCCCATGTCCGCACCTCCCCTCGCTCTCTCCCTCGCCAACCTGCTGCTGCGGCCGGGGTTCGCCTCCCGCCGCAGCCCCGACCGGGTCTTCGACCGGCTGGCCGCCTCGGCCGGCCCGGTGGAGGCGGTGTTCTCGGCGGAGTTCCGGTTCCTGCTGCGCCACTGGGCCCGGGACGAGCACCTCACCCCGGTCGGCTGGTGGTCGGCCCAGGGCCATGTGCGCCGGCATCTCACCAACCGCGCCCGGGTCCGGCGGCTGCTCGCCGAGCACCCGGGGATCGCCCGGGAGCCGGTGGAGCGGCCGGTGTTCGTGGTGGGTCTGCCGCGCACCGCGACCACCCTCACCCACGGGGTGCTGTCCCTCTCCGAGCAGCATCGATGTCCCCGCCTCTGGGAGCTGCTCACCCCGGACCTGGAGGGGACCGCACGGCGGCGGAAGCAGGCGGTGGCGGCCGCGCGCGGGCTGGTCGGGGCGATCAACCTCTTCTCGCCGCGCTACCGCGACGTCCATCCGATGACCGCCGAGGGCCCCGAGGAGTGCACCTTCGCGCTTCCGCACACGATCATGCCGCTGTCCCAGGCCCGTATCCCCGCCTACCAGGCGCGTCACTACGAGCGGGACTTCCGGGCCGACTACGCCTACCTCAAGCAGATCTACCAGGTCCTGCAGTACGGCCGCGCGCGCCGCCGCTGGGTGCTGAAGTCGCCGCTGCACACCGAGAACCTGGACGCGCTGTTGTCGGTGTTCCCCGACGCGACGATCGTGTGGACCCATCGTGATCCGGCCGCCGTGGTGCCGTCGTTCTGCAGTCTGATCGAGCACGGCATGGCGATCACCCGGCGCCCGCTGGACCTGCACGCGCTCGGCGCCACCTGGCTGGAGCTGCTCAGCCGCTCGATGACCCGCGGCCTCGCCGCCCGCTCCGTGATCCCCCGCGAGGCGCTGATCGACGTCCCGTACTCCTGGCTGGGCTCAGACCCGGCCGAGGGCGCCCCCAAGCTCTACGACGCCGTCGGCGCCCGCTGGACCGACGCCGACGCGGCCCGGCTGCCCGGGGTCGCGGCCCGCCCGAGGGGCACCCGGCCGCACCGCTACGACCTGGCCCGCTACGGTCTGACCCGTGCCGACGTGGACACCGCGTTCGCGGACTACAACGTGCTGCGGGCCGAGGTCGACCGGGCGTGAGAGCCCCGGCGCCGGCCCCGGCCCGCCGGTCCGTCAGCTGCTGCTGACGGTCAGGTTGTTGGTGACGAAGTCGAGGCCGCCAGAGGACGAGGTGATCTCGTACCCGAACTGCACGTCACCGATGGTCTCGTTGCCGAACCAGCCCTTGGTGTCCTTGATCCACTTCAGGATCGGCAGGATGCTCACGGTGCCCGACGACGAGTCGGACGTGCGCAGGAACGAGAACACCTCGTTCGAGCCGTTGTTGCCCTTGTAGACGGTCCAGGTGTGCCCGCCGAGGGTGACGTTGCCCTGGGAGGTGCCGAGGGGGCCCACGGCACCGTTGTAGTTCACCCAGAGCATGACCTCGTAGTCGTAGTCCGTGTCCCAGATGTCGTACGACGTGTTGTACGCGCCGGACGACGGGACCGTGACGTTGTAGCTGCTGGAGAGCGAACCCAGGGAGGTGATCGTCTTGTTGATCACCTTCTTGGAGTCGGGGTAGGACTTGATCCCGCCGGTGTTGGGGTGGTTGGCCCAGACGCCCCAGTTGGTGCCGGAGTTGGCCCAGACGCACTGGCTGCCGGCTCCGGAGCCCCAGATGTTGTTGTAGAGGGTGTAGCCGTTCAGGGTGGTATTGCCCCACTGGTCGCAGGAGCTCCAGACGGCGGCCGAGGCGGGGGCGGAGGCGAGGCCGACGGTCGCGCCGAGGGCCAGGGTGGGGGCGATCAGGGCCTTGGCGACCCTGCCGAGCGTGCGTGTTGCCATGGTGTCCCTTCCATGGGTGGGGGGAGGTGCGGGGAGCTACCACGTCCCCGTGGTGAGGACGTGTTCTTCGCCGGCGACGAGGTCGAGCGGTTGCGGGTCGCCGGCGGAGGTCCGGACTTCGATGCGGAGGGTGCGGGTGGGCCTGAGGACCGCCGTGGCGCCCCCGGGACCCCAGACGAGGTCGAGTTCGGCTCCGAACCGGGTGCGCAGCCCCCGCAGTTCGCCCGTCGGGAGCGCGGGCGGCGGTGCGGGGAGCAGCACCAGCCGGTCGGGGGTGGAGTGTGCGAGCGCCTCGATCAGCACGGCGGGCAGGGTGTGCGCGGCGTCCGCGTTGTAGACGTCGCGGTGGGGGTAGTGGGAGCTCATCAGCGAGGCGTGGAAGAAGTCGCCGTCCAGGACCCGGTCGAGCGCGTGAGCGACCCGGTGGCCGTCGCGCAGCCGGGCCGCGATCAGGGCGTGGTGGAGATGGCCGTGCGCGGAGTCGTTCTCGGCGCCGCGGAGTTCGAGCGCGCGGTGCGCGGCGGCGGCGAGTTCCGGGGTGTCGTAGGGGGTGATCTCGTCGAGGGGCCAGACGCCGTAGAGGTGGCTGAGGTGGCGGTGGTCGTAGGTGTCGTCGAGGCCGGGCCGGGCCCATTCGGCGAGGGCGCCGTCGGCGTTGACGCGATGCGGGGGCAGACGCTCGGCCAGGGCACCCAGACGGCCGGCCGCGGACGGATGGTAGGCGGCGGCGGTGAGCAGCGCGTGCCGGGCGGCCGAGAGGTCCATGGCCGCGTCGATCGCGCCCCAGCTCGCGCCCGCGGGGCGGTTCTCGGGTGAGTAGGAGGGGACGATGACGAGGCGCCCGTCCTCGTCCTCGTGGGTCAGGAACTCCTCGTAGAAGAGCGCGACCTCGGCGAGGGCGGCGGCGGTGCGCGGGTCGCGGGCTCCCCGGGCCTCGTCGTGGTCGACGAGGGGCTTGAGCAGCCAGTCGGCGCCCGCCGTCCACAGGTGCAGCGGGTACTCGCGGCTGAAGTGGTACGACAGCCCGGACTCGCCGTCGGTGTGGGCGGGCGCGACCGCGCCCCGGGCGCCGAACACCGCGCGGGCGTTCTCCCGCCAGTCGTCGAGCTGGCGGTGGACCAGGGACGCGAGGGCTTCGGTGACCTCGGGGAGGGCGGCGGCCGTGGCGGAGGCGGTCTGCAGGTTGAGGTTGGCGTCGTTGGTGAACGCGCCGGACCAGGCGGTGTCCCAGTCGCCGGTCCACAGGCCGGTCAGCCGGGGCGGGTTGAGGCCGGAGGAGGAGAGCAGATGGTAGCGGCCGGCGGCGAAGAGGCGTTCCAGGAGGGCCGTGCTGCGGGGGCGTTTCAGCAGTTCGGAGCCGGGGAGGGCGCGTTCGTCGGGGTCGGCGCGCAGGTCGAGGGTGACCCGCTCGTAGGCGGTGCGGTGCAGGGCGAGGTGCCGGTCGAGGAGGGCGTCGTAGGAGGACGGCAGGGCGGCGAGGGCGCGCTGCTCGGCGGTGACGTCGAGTTCGCCGGTGTGGCGGCGCACCCGGGTGAGGAGGAGGACGGAGGCGGCGCCGGTGATCCGTACGCCGGGGAGGGTGAGGGAGGCGCTGCCGCCGGTGGCGGCGACGAGGGTGACGCCGGTGTACGCGCGGTCGCTGTCGGGGTAGCGGGCGCGCAGGGTGAGCCGGGCGCCGTGCGGGGTGAGGGCGGTGCCGTGGCCGACGGCGAGGTCGGCGGGGACGCCGGGGAGCCGGTGGTCCAGGGAGACGTCCAGGTCGGAGCCCGCGAGGGTGATGTGCTGGACGATCACGTCGTCGGCGCGGGAGACGAAGACCTTGCTGGTCCGCGCGCCGCAGACGGCGGTGGTCTCGCCGGTGGTGAAGTCGACCGTGCGGCGGTGGCGGTGCGGCTCGGAGGGGGCCGCCGTGCGCAGTCGTACCTGGAAGGCGGGGTGGAAGGGCTGGACCCACTGGAGCGGCCGGTGGTCGGTGAAGTCCTCGGCGGCCGTGAGGTCGCCCGCGAGCAACCGCTCCTGGAGCGCGGCGAGTCCGGCGGCCAGCTCGGGCGGACGGGCGTGTTCGCCGCCGTTGGGACGGACCAGGGTGTGATGGGTGACGACGACACGGTCGTCGTCCGGGTCGCCGAACATGAGGGTGCCGTGGTGGCCGTTGCCGCTGAGGAAGGCGTCCTCCCAGCGGGCGGCGGGGGTGGGTTCCCAGGTGCCGTGCGTGATCGTCATGGCCGCAACACCACCACGCCGTACCGGTCGAGGGTGACGTGATCGGTGATCCGGTCGCCGGTGAGCAGGTCGGTGTGGCTGCCCGGGACGTCGACGGTGACCGGCTCGCGACGGTGGTTGAGGAGGAACAGCAGGTCACCGCGTCGTACCGCTTCGACCCGGTCCGGGAGCCCGTCGAGGACGGGGCGGACGCCCGCCCCGGCGGCGACCCGGGCCAGCAGTCCCCGCAGGGCCTCGGGCTCGGGGAGGGTGGAGACGTACCAGGCGCGGTCGCGGTGGAGGACGGCGGGCAGTCCGTCGAGTTCGCCGCCCTTGTAGACGCTGTCCACGGCCTCGTCCTCGGCCTCCAGCTCCTCCGACCACAGCGTGCCCCGGAAGCCCTCGCACGCGACGGTCTCCCCCGGCTCCAGCGGCCACCACTCGTGCAGGACACGGATGCCGAACAGCTCGCGCAGCCGGGGGTCCATACCGCCGGGGCGGATCCGGTCGTCCTCGTCGGCGACCCCGGTGAGGAAGCCGGAGACCAGGGTGCCGCCGGCGCGGACGAAGGCGAGGAGGTTGTCGACCGCCGCGTCCGTCAGCGCGTACAACTGGGGGACGACCACCAGCCGGTAGCGGGTGAGGTCGTGCGCGGGGTGGGCGAAGTCGGTGGCGAACCCGGCCTCCCACAGGGCGCGGTGCCAGGCGTGGAGTACGGCCGGATGGTCGACGTGGGCGGAGGGGCGGCCGTCCTGGGCGGAGGCCCACCAGGCGTCCCAGTCGTGCAGGATCGCGACGTCGGCGCTGTTGCGACGGCCGGTCACCTCCGGCCCGATCCGCGCGAGTTCCGCGCCGAGCCGTTTGACCTCCTGGAAGGTACGGCCCTGCTCCCCCGCGTGGCCGACCATGCCCGAGTGGAACTTCTCGGCGCCCTGGCGGGACTGGCGCCACTGGAAGTAGCAGACGGCGTCCGCGCCCCGGGCGACCGCCTGGAGGGACCAGAGCCGGTTGAGACCGCGCGGCTTGGGGTGGTTCACCCCACGCCAGTTGACCGGGCCGGCCGCCTGTTCCATCAGCATCCAGGGGCCGCGCGCCTGCGAGCGGGTGAGGTCCTGGACGAGGGCGCCGTGCTGCGCGCCGAGCGGGTCCCTCGGGTCGGGGTAGAGGTCGACGGAGACGACGTCCTCCTCCTCGGCCCAGCGCCAGGCGTCCTGGCCGAAGAACAGCGGCATGAAGTTGGTGGTGACCGGGATGTGCGGGGTGTGCCGGGCGACGATGTCCCGCTCGGCGGTGCAGCACTCCAGGAGCATGTCGGAGGTGAAGCGCCGGAAGTCCAGCACCTGGGCGGGGTTCCTCAGATAGTGCGGGGTGCGCGGCGGCAGGATGCCGTCCCAGCTGTCGTAGCCCTGGCTCCAGAAGGCGGTGCCCCAGGCGGTGTTGAGGGCGTCGAGCGTGCGGTACCTCGCGCGCAGCCAGCGGCGGAAGCGGGCGGCGGCCTCGTCGCCGTGGTCGGCGGTGCAGTACTCGTTGTTGATGTGCCACATGGTCAGCGCCGGGTGGCTCGCGTAACGGGCGGCCAGGGCCTCGGTGATGGCGGCGGCGTGGCTGCGGTAGGCGGCGCTGGAGTGGGAGAAGTGCTGCCGCCCGCCCCACCACTCGGTCCGGCCGTCCTCGGTGACGGGCAGGGTGTCCGGGTGGAGCCGGCCGAGCCAGGGGGGCGGGGAGGAGGTGGGGGTGGCGAGGACGACGCCGACGCCGTGGTCGTGCATCAGGTCCATGAGCCGGTCCAGCCAGCCGAACTCCCGCACCCCCGGCCGGGGTTCGAGCTTCGCCCAGGAGAAGACACCGAGGGTGACGGAGTTGACCCCGGCCTCGCGCATCAGCCGGACGTCCTCCTGCCAGGTCTCCTGCGGCCACTGCTCGGGGTTGTAGTCGCCGCCGAAGAGGATGCGGCCGCGGGTGGCGTCGGCGAGGGTCGGTGTGCGGGCGGGGGCCGGTTCGCCGTCGGCGGGCATCAGACGGGCTCCCCGTACTGGATGCCCCGCCCGTTGGTGGCGAGGTAGACCCGGCCGTACACGCGCGGGTCGCCGGTGATGTTCGCGCCGGTCCAGCCCCACTGGTGCCGGTCGTCGTTGACGCGCACCCAGCTCCTCGCGCCGTCGTCGGAGCGGTAGACGGCGGTGATCGTCTCCGTCGAGCCGACCTGGTAGATCGCCGGATAGTCGGCGCCGTCGGCGGCCTTGCCGAAGCCGAGGGTGTACGAGGCCCAGCAGCTGGTGATCTTCGTGAAGGAGACACCGCCGTCGGTGGACCGGTAGAGCCCGTTCCACTTGGCGGAGAGCCACAGATCACCGGACCGGCCCGGGGCCGCGACCAGCTTGAACTGGCTGTCTCCGGCCGGCAGCCCGGCCGCACGGACCGTGAACGAGCGGCCACTGTCAGTGCTGGCGAGTACGTTTCCCTTGTCGGTGTCGTACGCGTAGAAGAGCGTCGGGTCGGCCGGGTCGGCGACCGGCGTGGCGCCCTTCGGGAAGGAGGAGATCTCGGACCAGGTCGTGCCGTTGTCCGTGGAGCGGTGAGCGGGGTACTTCGTGCCGTCCCAGTGCACGAAGGACCACAGCAGCACACCGCCGTCGGCGTTGGCGGCGATCGGCCCCGGAGCGTCCTTGGCGATGGCGGGCTGTCCCCCGAAGGGCGCCCAGGTCCGCCCACCGTCGTTCGAGAACGCCCCGTTGCCGTGGTCGCCCCACCCGCTGCGGACCACGTACGACGGCCTGGCCGCGGCCTGCGCGAGTCCCGTCGCCGACCCGGACACGGGGTTCGTCGCCATGCCGCGCGACGGAGACGCGGTGAGCCGCTCGTGGTACATCACGCCGATGTCCCCCGAACCGCTCAGCAGGTGTGCCTCCCCGACCGGGGGCGACACCAGCTGGACCACGGACGTCTCCTCCAGGCCGCGGACCTGCGGCGCCCAGTGCCTGAGGTCCCGGGTGCCGTAGAGGGTGGCGCCGGTGCCGTACACGACGTGCTTCGAGTCGTACGGGTCGACGGCCACGGCCTGGATCCACCAGCCGAACTTCGGCTGGTCCTCGCCCCACTTCAGGAAGGGAGTCTCGGATACGTCGAACACCGCCGCGTCCTTGAGGGACGTCCAGGTGCGACCGCCGTCGGTGGTCCGGTACAGGGTGTCGACCGCCGCCCAGCGGTTGTTGGTGGAGACGACGAGGGTGCCGGGACGCCGGGCGTCCACGGCGACGCCTCCGTAGCCGAAGGTGTCGCCGCCTTCCGGCCGGACCGGTGTGACCTCGGTCCAGGTGCCGCTCGTGGTGGCCAGCTTGTGCACGCTGCCGTCGGACTGGCCGTTGGGGCCGGGCGCGTCGGCGTACG
It includes:
- a CDS encoding beta-galactosidase — its product is MPADGEPAPARTPTLADATRGRILFGGDYNPEQWPQETWQEDVRLMREAGVNSVTLGVFSWAKLEPRPGVREFGWLDRLMDLMHDHGVGVVLATPTSSPPPWLGRLHPDTLPVTEDGRTEWWGGRQHFSHSSAAYRSHAAAITEALAARYASHPALTMWHINNEYCTADHGDEAAARFRRWLRARYRTLDALNTAWGTAFWSQGYDSWDGILPPRTPHYLRNPAQVLDFRRFTSDMLLECCTAERDIVARHTPHIPVTTNFMPLFFGQDAWRWAEEEDVVSVDLYPDPRDPLGAQHGALVQDLTRSQARGPWMLMEQAAGPVNWRGVNHPKPRGLNRLWSLQAVARGADAVCYFQWRQSRQGAEKFHSGMVGHAGEQGRTFQEVKRLGAELARIGPEVTGRRNSADVAILHDWDAWWASAQDGRPSAHVDHPAVLHAWHRALWEAGFATDFAHPAHDLTRYRLVVVPQLYALTDAAVDNLLAFVRAGGTLVSGFLTGVADEDDRIRPGGMDPRLRELFGIRVLHEWWPLEPGETVACEGFRGTLWSEELEAEDEAVDSVYKGGELDGLPAVLHRDRAWYVSTLPEPEALRGLLARVAAGAGVRPVLDGLPDRVEAVRRGDLLFLLNHRREPVTVDVPGSHTDLLTGDRITDHVTLDRYGVVVLRP
- a CDS encoding LacI family DNA-binding transcriptional regulator, with amino-acid sequence MVTLAEVAQHAGVSASTVSYVLSGKRSISTGTRQRVEQSIRELGYHPNAGARALASSRSNIIALMIPLRTDMYVPVMMEIAIAVATTARTHGYDVLLLTGEEGPDAVRRVTGSGLADAMILMDVQLDDERLPLLRQTDQPSVLIGLPADTTGLTCVDLDFTATGALCVEHLAALGHRDIAVIGEAPAVYERHTGFAERTLDGLRSRARELGLRLLHRPCEGGYDAMAVTLARVLDERPGTTGFVVQNESAVEPLLALLRQQGRAVPEDVSVVAICPEQVAVQASVRLTSVAIPAQEMGRHAVERLVAKLDGRRTDDVVLLAPELTVRASTGPAAS
- a CDS encoding sulfotransferase family protein, whose translation is MSAPPLALSLANLLLRPGFASRRSPDRVFDRLAASAGPVEAVFSAEFRFLLRHWARDEHLTPVGWWSAQGHVRRHLTNRARVRRLLAEHPGIAREPVERPVFVVGLPRTATTLTHGVLSLSEQHRCPRLWELLTPDLEGTARRRKQAVAAARGLVGAINLFSPRYRDVHPMTAEGPEECTFALPHTIMPLSQARIPAYQARHYERDFRADYAYLKQIYQVLQYGRARRRWVLKSPLHTENLDALLSVFPDATIVWTHRDPAAVVPSFCSLIEHGMAITRRPLDLHALGATWLELLSRSMTRGLAARSVIPREALIDVPYSWLGSDPAEGAPKLYDAVGARWTDADAARLPGVAARPRGTRPHRYDLARYGLTRADVDTAFADYNVLRAEVDRA
- a CDS encoding glycoside hydrolase family 12 protein; this translates as MATRTLGRVAKALIAPTLALGATVGLASAPASAAVWSSCDQWGNTTLNGYTLYNNIWGSGAGSQCVWANSGTNWGVWANHPNTGGIKSYPDSKKVINKTITSLGSLSSSYNVTVPSSGAYNTSYDIWDTDYDYEVMLWVNYNGAVGPLGTSQGNVTLGGHTWTVYKGNNGSNEVFSFLRTSDSSSGTVSILPILKWIKDTKGWFGNETIGDVQFGYEITSSSGGLDFVTNNLTVSSS
- a CDS encoding glycoside hydrolase family 31 protein; its protein translation is MNQPAENQTSQGTVSLAQSSPTVGTFRERDGALEWSGRQETLRIEPWGPDAVRVRARLGGPVLDGLPGALLDTAPPTPYTIKTEDRRGLLTVGALTVEVDAEGLVRFVRTDDGAEVLAEERAHFWWPGPRLYTAVGNGYHRLEQRFAAYEDEKLYGLGQHQHGRFDQKGLVLDLVQRNAEVGIPVLTSSRGYTLLWNNPAIGRVELAGNGTRWVADSARQIDYWITAGSPADGQRRYSAVTGRTPMLPEWAAGFWQCKLRYRTQDELLAVAREYGRRGLPISAIVCDFFHWTHLGDWKFDPREWPDPAALVRELEELGIKLVVSVWPSVSPLSENHAVMEQRGHFIGTQYGPLAHADWPDKEVASTVQVAFYDATNPGAREFVWSRVRDNYLAPYGITAFWLDACEPELKPGFQENLRYWAGPGLEVGNLYPAENARTFYEGLRAEGEEVVTLNRSAWAGSQRYGAALWSGDIGTDFPTLRRQIAAGLNTALSGIPWWNTDIGGFHGGDPDDPAYREVMVRWFQFGALSPLMRLHGFRDPGMPLGPDMTGGPNEVWSYGEEAGAVLEKYLRLRERLKPYVLDVMRQAHEEGLPPMRPLFLEFPDDPASWSVDDAYLFGRDLLVVPVLEAGARDRGAYLPAGARWTDAWTGETYQGGRSVTVDAPLDRIPLFLRDGARLPVAESLP
- a CDS encoding glycosyl hydrolase family 95 catalytic domain-containing protein, translated to MTITHGTWEPTPAARWEDAFLSGNGHHGTLMFGDPDDDRVVVTHHTLVRPNGGEHARPPELAAGLAALQERLLAGDLTAAEDFTDHRPLQWVQPFHPAFQVRLRTAAPSEPHRHRRTVDFTTGETTAVCGARTSKVFVSRADDVIVQHITLAGSDLDVSLDHRLPGVPADLAVGHGTALTPHGARLTLRARYPDSDRAYTGVTLVAATGGSASLTLPGVRITGAASVLLLTRVRRHTGELDVTAEQRALAALPSSYDALLDRHLALHRTAYERVTLDLRADPDERALPGSELLKRPRSTALLERLFAAGRYHLLSSSGLNPPRLTGLWTGDWDTAWSGAFTNDANLNLQTASATAAALPEVTEALASLVHRQLDDWRENARAVFGARGAVAPAHTDGESGLSYHFSREYPLHLWTAGADWLLKPLVDHDEARGARDPRTAAALAEVALFYEEFLTHEDEDGRLVIVPSYSPENRPAGASWGAIDAAMDLSAARHALLTAAAYHPSAAGRLGALAERLPPHRVNADGALAEWARPGLDDTYDHRHLSHLYGVWPLDEITPYDTPELAAAAHRALELRGAENDSAHGHLHHALIAARLRDGHRVAHALDRVLDGDFFHASLMSSHYPHRDVYNADAAHTLPAVLIEALAHSTPDRLVLLPAPPPALPTGELRGLRTRFGAELDLVWGPGGATAVLRPTRTLRIEVRTSAGDPQPLDLVAGEEHVLTTGTW
- a CDS encoding exo-alpha-sialidase, whose product is MHVTRRTVLAGTAAAAALTALPAVQARAATGATPAYRWRNAVIGGTGFVTGVLFHPSVRGLAYARTDIGGAYRWDDGAARWTPLTDHLGWDDWNLLGVEAIAVDPAHPDRLYLALGTYTQSWAGNGAILRSEDRGATWTRTDLTVRLGANEDGRGTGERLLVDPRDSDTLWLGTRHDGLLKSTDRGAGWAAADGFPAAPTAGGQGVTFLVAAGRTLYAGWGDSDGTAGSARLYRTGDGRTWEAVPGQPTGASAKVPIRAAYDCHTRELYVTYADAPGPNGQSDGSVHKLATTSGTWTEVTPVRPEGGDTFGYGGVAVDARRPGTLVVSTNNRWAAVDTLYRTTDGGRTWTSLKDAAVFDVSETPFLKWGEDQPKFGWWIQAVAVDPYDSKHVVYGTGATLYGTRDLRHWAPQVRGLEETSVVQLVSPPVGEAHLLSGSGDIGVMYHERLTASPSRGMATNPVSGSATGLAQAAARPSYVVRSGWGDHGNGAFSNDGGRTWAPFGGQPAIAKDAPGPIAANADGGVLLWSFVHWDGTKYPAHRSTDNGTTWSEISSFPKGATPVADPADPTLFYAYDTDKGNVLASTDSGRSFTVRAAGLPAGDSQFKLVAAPGRSGDLWLSAKWNGLYRSTDGGVSFTKITSCWASYTLGFGKAADGADYPAIYQVGSTETITAVYRSDDGARSWVRVNDDRHQWGWTGANITGDPRVYGRVYLATNGRGIQYGEPV